The Campylobacter concisus genome has a window encoding:
- a CDS encoding major outer membrane protein — MKLTKVSLAALVALGAFSSVASATPLEEAIKNVDLSGFARYRYTNDFIKNSKVNDTAKGSGAGHAFRMETAFKAAIDDNFFGVLRLRYSATDGSGDNAGVGTDKTNTTGTFGVYEMYLGYKVANTTITAGKQLVKGFFIDSDIAGTGLKVVSTDVPGLTLTAAAYDAIDNDAEIDRNAPVAPAVVGTPKKDAFGHIKYKAKSPDIDGPLLSRLGSDEFSDAAGNIYNLGAMGNYDPVSFKVAITNIQEVATLYGTEAGVSFNVTDDVNLNLKGQYAYSDSDHKKVADATFWAVQAGTKLFGAKLNAGYLDFDAKNKENDAKNKDKIAFTSIDGNGELINPTKILNGVMSGGSQYYNNIKGNNDYWFVNAGYDIDKFGFGAGYTQGKGTSYALGKERAKRNEWSLDASYKYSKKLTFLSWYAAAKDKKDGESYKQDRIRFEAKYSF; from the coding sequence ATGAAACTTACAAAAGTTAGCTTAGCTGCTTTGGTTGCTTTAGGTGCATTTTCAAGCGTTGCAAGTGCAACTCCACTTGAAGAAGCTATAAAAAACGTAGATCTTTCAGGATTTGCAAGATATCGTTATACAAATGATTTTATAAAAAATTCAAAAGTTAATGATACTGCTAAAGGTAGTGGTGCTGGTCATGCGTTTAGAATGGAGACAGCATTTAAAGCTGCGATCGATGATAACTTCTTTGGTGTTTTGAGACTAAGATATTCTGCTACAGATGGTTCTGGTGATAATGCAGGAGTTGGTACAGATAAAACAAATACAACAGGCACTTTTGGTGTTTATGAGATGTATCTAGGCTACAAAGTAGCTAATACTACTATCACAGCTGGTAAACAACTTGTCAAAGGTTTCTTCATTGATAGTGATATAGCTGGCACTGGTCTAAAAGTAGTAAGTACTGACGTACCTGGTCTTACTTTAACAGCTGCTGCTTATGATGCTATTGATAACGATGCTGAAATAGATCGAAATGCTCCAGTTGCTCCAGCAGTAGTCGGTACACCAAAAAAAGATGCTTTTGGACATATTAAATATAAAGCTAAAAGCCCAGATATAGATGGTCCATTATTGTCAAGACTTGGCAGTGATGAATTTAGTGATGCTGCTGGCAATATCTATAACTTAGGTGCTATGGGTAACTATGATCCAGTATCATTTAAAGTTGCAATTACAAATATCCAAGAGGTTGCTACACTTTATGGCACTGAAGCTGGTGTAAGCTTTAATGTAACAGATGATGTAAATCTAAACTTAAAAGGCCAGTATGCTTATAGTGACTCAGATCATAAAAAAGTAGCTGATGCAACTTTCTGGGCAGTACAAGCTGGCACAAAACTATTTGGTGCTAAACTTAACGCTGGTTATTTAGACTTTGACGCTAAAAACAAAGAAAATGATGCTAAAAACAAAGATAAAATCGCATTTACATCAATTGATGGAAATGGCGAGCTAATCAACCCAACTAAAATACTAAATGGTGTAATGTCTGGTGGATCACAATACTATAACAACATCAAGGGCAACAACGATTACTGGTTTGTTAATGCTGGATATGATATAGATAAATTTGGCTTTGGTGCTGGATATACTCAAGGTAAAGGTACAAGCTATGCGCTTGGCAAAGAGAGAGCAAAAAGAAACGAATGGTCTCTTGATGCTAGCTATAAATACAGCAAAAAACTCACATTCCTTTCTTGGTATGCAGCTGCTAAAGACAAAAAAGACGGCGAAAGCTACAAACAAGATCGTATCAGATTTGAAGCAAAATATAGCTTCTAA
- a CDS encoding heavy-metal-associated domain-containing protein, which yields MHKILVLALLVATSYADKKIEISVPSMHCPLCTAIVRKAALSVEGVKKADVSLKERKAVVIADDKVDEKELLKAVDATGYKGEIK from the coding sequence ATGCATAAAATTTTAGTTTTAGCCCTTTTGGTGGCTACAAGCTACGCTGATAAAAAGATAGAAATTTCAGTGCCTAGCATGCACTGTCCGCTTTGCACAGCGATTGTTAGAAAGGCCGCACTTAGCGTTGAGGGCGTAAAAAAGGCAGATGTATCGCTAAAAGAGCGAAAAGCTGTCGTTATAGCAGATGACAAGGTCGATGAAAAAGAGCTTTTAAAGGCGGTCGATGCGACTGGCTATAAGGGCGAGATAAAATAA
- a CDS encoding thioesterase: protein MADENIFEAKDESQIILPEDENPLRNEIKTAPLTKLNFSGTAFLLEKNHAKTRFFATADMVSDAEGLIHSGFVFMGANYAALLAINEEFCVSIGARINFFGPLKLGDVVEFDAQARFEESRKREVKVIGYVKEIKIFEGVFQLVTLEEHIFVAQQKNIQKEAAIRQKKEREEAQAKNNG, encoded by the coding sequence ATGGCAGATGAAAATATTTTTGAAGCAAAAGACGAATCGCAAATAATCCTCCCAGAGGACGAAAACCCACTAAGAAACGAGATAAAAACAGCACCTTTAACAAAGCTAAATTTTAGTGGAACGGCATTTTTACTTGAGAAAAATCACGCAAAAACTAGATTTTTTGCCACAGCTGATATGGTGAGCGATGCTGAAGGACTCATACATAGCGGTTTTGTCTTCATGGGGGCAAACTACGCAGCGCTTTTAGCTATAAATGAAGAATTTTGCGTCAGCATCGGTGCTAGGATAAATTTCTTTGGACCGCTCAAGCTTGGCGATGTGGTCGAATTTGATGCGCAAGCAAGGTTTGAAGAGAGCAGAAAAAGAGAGGTGAAAGTGATAGGCTATGTAAAAGAGATCAAGATATTTGAGGGTGTCTTTCAGCTAGTCACACTTGAAGAGCATATCTTTGTCGCTCAGCAAAAAAATATCCAAAAAGAAGCCGCTATAAGACAAAAGAAAGAGCGCGAAGAGGCGCAGGCTAAAAACAACGGCTAA
- a CDS encoding M28 family peptidase has translation MSKSEVLAKFETLATIPHCSYETDKMRDFLASYAKDKGCEVVVDSFGNVHAFKGKPKICLQSHYDMVCMGDAPKIEIVYGDDGYMRAKNSSLGADNGIGVAIMMQMISEFDDIECLFTNNEEVGMVGAAGFSGDLKADKLLNLDSEEDDRVTIGCAGGVNLFATIALNSKKTKESTLYEVKVSGLPGGHSGNEIHKNIPNAIKVLAAFVTKNGCKLVKFEGGERSNSIPSGATALVLSDKELKSECENLSVKKLGTGDEILENGEKILALINSFSQGVRAYNCELGIPQDSVNLSLAKIKDDGTLEVEFFARSMSKDGLNRMEFEISELAKAVGFNVISKDRNPAWKPINDKFANDILEELKIYKPNARITAVHAGLECGVLLEKKAGLSACSIGPNIYSPHSTREHCEVASALFIEKVVRGIVKKYNS, from the coding sequence ATGTCAAAGAGCGAAGTTTTAGCGAAATTTGAAACACTTGCGACGATACCGCACTGCAGTTATGAGACTGATAAGATGCGTGATTTTCTGGCTAGCTATGCAAAAGATAAGGGCTGTGAAGTCGTGGTCGATAGTTTTGGCAACGTTCATGCATTTAAAGGCAAGCCAAAAATTTGCTTGCAAAGCCACTATGATATGGTCTGCATGGGCGACGCGCCAAAGATCGAGATAGTTTATGGCGATGATGGCTACATGAGGGCTAAAAACTCATCTTTAGGTGCCGATAACGGCATAGGCGTGGCTATCATGATGCAGATGATAAGTGAATTTGACGACATAGAGTGCCTCTTTACAAACAACGAAGAGGTCGGCATGGTCGGAGCTGCTGGCTTTAGCGGTGATCTAAAAGCCGATAAGCTTTTAAATTTAGACAGCGAAGAGGACGACCGCGTAACTATCGGCTGCGCTGGCGGTGTAAATTTATTTGCCACTATAGCGCTTAATAGCAAAAAAACAAAAGAGAGCACGCTTTATGAGGTAAAAGTGAGCGGACTTCCTGGCGGACACTCTGGCAACGAGATACATAAAAATATCCCAAATGCGATCAAGGTTTTAGCGGCATTTGTTACTAAAAATGGCTGTAAGCTTGTTAAATTTGAAGGTGGGGAGCGAAGCAACTCTATCCCAAGCGGCGCAACTGCACTGGTTTTAAGCGATAAAGAGCTAAAGAGTGAGTGTGAGAATTTAAGCGTGAAAAAGCTTGGCACGGGGGATGAAATTTTAGAAAACGGCGAGAAAATTTTAGCTTTAATTAACTCATTTTCACAAGGCGTAAGAGCCTATAACTGCGAGCTAGGCATACCACAAGATAGCGTCAATCTCTCACTTGCAAAGATCAAAGACGACGGCACGCTTGAAGTGGAGTTTTTCGCAAGGTCAATGAGCAAAGACGGCCTAAATAGAATGGAATTTGAAATTTCAGAGCTTGCAAAAGCGGTTGGCTTTAACGTCATTTCAAAAGATAGAAATCCAGCTTGGAAACCAATAAATGATAAATTTGCAAACGATATCTTAGAAGAGCTTAAAATTTATAAGCCAAATGCAAGGATAACAGCTGTGCATGCTGGACTTGAGTGTGGAGTGCTTTTGGAGAAAAAAGCAGGTCTTAGTGCATGTTCTATTGGACCAAATATCTACTCACCTCACTCTACAAGAGAGCACTGCGAAGTTGCATCTGCACTTTTTATAGAAAAAGTAGTTCGCGGTATTGTTAAAAAATATAACTCATAA
- the cmoB gene encoding tRNA 5-methoxyuridine(34)/uridine 5-oxyacetic acid(34) synthase CmoB, giving the protein MDLSKFNEQQKQIYNRIENLANFDCEFSLSESVNVKFKELSAASKDEIYNLALSLKPWRKGPFLLDDIYIDSEWQSFIKFNILAPHLNLAGKCVADVGCNNGYYMFKMLEYGPKSITGFDPSVHTYLQFAFLNKFIRSNITYELLGVESLPEFGAKFDTIFCLGVIYHRSDPIKMLKELKTALNPGGELFLDTMYIDMDGDFALSPKDRYSKIPNIYFVPTLSALQNWCERAKFKDFSLLDTKATDLNEQRKTQWIDGESLGNFLDPADNTKTIEGYPAPKRAYVRVKI; this is encoded by the coding sequence GTGGATCTTAGCAAATTTAACGAGCAGCAAAAGCAAATTTATAATAGGATAGAAAATTTAGCAAATTTTGATTGCGAATTTAGCCTTAGTGAGAGCGTAAATGTCAAATTTAAAGAGCTGAGCGCTGCGAGCAAAGATGAAATTTATAACCTCGCCCTTAGCCTAAAGCCTTGGCGAAAAGGGCCATTTTTGCTTGATGATATATATATAGATAGCGAGTGGCAAAGTTTTATTAAATTTAATATCCTTGCCCCACACCTAAATTTAGCTGGTAAGTGCGTGGCTGACGTGGGTTGCAACAATGGATATTATATGTTTAAGATGCTTGAGTACGGCCCAAAAAGCATAACTGGCTTTGACCCTAGCGTGCATACATATTTGCAGTTTGCTTTTTTAAATAAATTTATCCGCTCAAATATCACTTACGAGCTTCTTGGAGTAGAGAGCTTGCCAGAGTTTGGAGCGAAATTTGACACCATTTTTTGCCTTGGCGTGATATACCACAGAAGCGATCCTATAAAGATGCTAAAAGAGCTAAAAACCGCGCTAAATCCTGGCGGCGAGCTATTTTTAGACACGATGTATATAGATATGGATGGCGACTTTGCCCTAAGCCCAAAAGATAGATACTCAAAAATTCCAAATATCTACTTTGTGCCAACGCTTAGCGCGCTTCAAAACTGGTGCGAGAGGGCTAAATTTAAAGATTTTAGCTTGCTTGATACAAAGGCGACTGATCTAAACGAACAGCGAAAAACGCAGTGGATAGATGGCGAAAGTCTTGGAAATTTCTTAGACCCAGCCGATAATACAAAGACCATCGAGGGCTATCCGGCTCCAAAAAGAGCCTACGTGAGAGTTAAAATTTAA
- a CDS encoding dihydroorotase, translating to MKIAIINGTIVNSDEKFKANILIENGKIAKIGSEKFEADKVIDATNKLVMPGLIDMHVHFRDPGQEYKDDIISGSQAAVAGGVTTCLCMANTNPVNDNASITRAMIEKAKNCGLIDLLPIAAISKGLGGNEIVEMGDLIEAGAVAFSDDGLPVTSSSVMRAALEYSSMFGSFCISHSEDCSLCRQGVMHEGKVSAILGLRGMAREKEEIAVSRDMLLAKLTKAHIHIAHVSSEYSLKIIEMGKKEGINITCEATPHHFSFSDDEILKNAYDTNFKMSPPLREISDVKAVREALKSGLIDVIATDHAPHHTDEKIVEFDKAPFGIIGLQTLVPLTLKLVNEGVISLERMVELTSTNAAKMLNLKDKGRLAEGMLADITVIDPEIEYIYDEKINRSKSVNSPLFGKKLKGAATTTIKSGKIVYEFGK from the coding sequence ATGAAAATAGCAATAATTAACGGCACTATCGTAAATAGCGACGAGAAATTTAAGGCAAATATCCTAATAGAAAACGGCAAAATAGCCAAAATCGGAAGTGAGAAATTTGAGGCTGATAAGGTCATAGACGCTACAAATAAGCTTGTCATGCCAGGACTTATCGACATGCACGTGCATTTTCGAGATCCTGGTCAAGAGTATAAAGATGACATCATTTCAGGCTCGCAGGCGGCCGTGGCTGGAGGAGTGACCACATGCCTTTGCATGGCTAACACAAACCCAGTAAATGACAATGCCTCGATCACAAGAGCGATGATAGAAAAGGCTAAAAACTGCGGACTGATCGATCTTTTACCGATTGCAGCCATTAGCAAAGGGCTTGGTGGCAACGAGATCGTTGAAATGGGTGACCTTATAGAAGCTGGTGCAGTTGCATTTAGCGACGACGGCCTACCAGTGACTAGCTCAAGCGTGATGAGAGCGGCACTTGAGTACTCAAGCATGTTTGGCAGCTTTTGTATAAGCCACTCAGAGGACTGCTCGCTTTGCAGGCAGGGCGTCATGCACGAGGGTAAGGTCTCGGCCATACTTGGACTTCGCGGCATGGCGAGAGAGAAAGAGGAGATCGCAGTGAGCCGTGATATGTTGCTCGCAAAACTCACCAAAGCGCACATCCACATCGCTCACGTAAGCTCGGAGTACTCGCTAAAGATCATCGAAATGGGCAAAAAAGAGGGCATAAACATCACTTGCGAAGCCACACCGCACCATTTTAGCTTTAGCGACGATGAAATTTTGAAAAATGCCTACGATACAAATTTCAAAATGTCGCCGCCACTTCGTGAGATAAGCGACGTAAAAGCGGTAAGAGAGGCGCTAAAAAGCGGACTAATAGACGTTATCGCCACCGATCATGCCCCACACCATACAGACGAAAAGATAGTGGAATTTGACAAGGCACCATTTGGTATCATCGGACTTCAAACCCTTGTGCCACTCACTCTTAAGCTCGTAAATGAGGGCGTTATAAGCTTAGAGCGCATGGTGGAGCTAACATCTACAAATGCGGCTAAGATGCTAAATTTAAAAGATAAGGGCAGGCTTGCTGAGGGCATGCTAGCTGACATCACGGTGATAGACCCTGAGATCGAGTACATTTATGATGAAAAGATAAACCGCTCAAAATCGGTAAATTCTCCACTCTTTGGCAAAAAGCTAAAAGGCGCAGCGACTACTACTATAAAAAGTGGCAAGATCGTTTATGAGTTTGGTAAATAG
- a CDS encoding aspartate carbamoyltransferase catalytic subunit: MGYKHKDLIGTRELSKEEILYFLEAAKEFKELNLSQVKKNDYLRGKTTINAFYENSTRTRTSFEIAAKRLGADTINFSSSSSSVTKGESLNDTMNNMAAMRTDIIVLRHPSSGAAKFAADRTEASVVNAGDGTNEHPSQALLDLFTLREHGKILDKNLNVAIIGDIARSRVARSDIWAMKKFGINLKLFAPRMMMPKDAEVFESQICKNMEEACEGSDVIIMLRIQLERGGADVAFPSSREYSKFFGLNKNRIKLAKPDAIVLHPGPINRGVELNSDVADGTHSVILNQVENGVAIRMAILNTLAKNRG; the protein is encoded by the coding sequence ACAAACATAAAGATTTGATAGGAACTAGAGAGCTTAGCAAGGAAGAAATTTTATATTTTCTAGAGGCGGCGAAAGAGTTTAAGGAGCTAAATTTAAGCCAAGTGAAAAAAAATGACTACCTTCGTGGAAAGACCACGATCAACGCATTTTATGAAAACTCGACAAGAACTAGAACATCCTTTGAGATCGCAGCAAAGAGGCTTGGAGCTGATACGATAAATTTCAGCTCGTCAAGCTCTAGTGTGACAAAGGGCGAGAGCCTAAATGACACGATGAATAACATGGCTGCGATGAGAACTGATATCATTGTGCTTCGTCACCCAAGCTCTGGAGCGGCAAAATTTGCAGCTGACAGGACAGAAGCTAGCGTCGTAAATGCAGGGGACGGCACAAATGAGCACCCAAGCCAAGCTTTGCTTGATCTTTTCACACTAAGAGAGCATGGCAAAATTTTGGATAAAAACCTAAACGTGGCTATCATCGGTGACATCGCTAGAAGCCGCGTGGCAAGGTCTGACATCTGGGCAATGAAGAAATTTGGCATAAATTTAAAGCTCTTTGCGCCAAGGATGATGATGCCAAAAGATGCTGAGGTCTTTGAATCTCAAATTTGCAAAAATATGGAGGAGGCTTGCGAGGGTAGCGACGTCATCATCATGCTTCGCATCCAACTAGAGCGTGGCGGTGCGGACGTGGCATTTCCAAGCTCGAGAGAGTACTCGAAATTCTTTGGACTAAATAAAAATAGGATAAAACTAGCAAAGCCTGATGCGATCGTGCTGCACCCAGGACCGATAAACAGGGGTGTGGAGCTAAACTCAGACGTGGCTGATGGCACGCACTCAGTCATACTAAATCAAGTTGAAAACGGCGTTGCTATAAGAATGGCGATACTAAATACGCTTGCAAAAAATAGGGGCTAA
- a CDS encoding transglutaminase-like domain-containing protein, producing the protein MQRRDFFKFSSFLGAASLLPSVTLASDEPANPVVRNFDVNFKHQLLEKGKSSRIWLPLPLSTTYQQLTQDYVINTTAKNVYISDTLIPTMYGEFEENEQRPILNIQFKIQTTERNTDFSKVNYDPNEKVDPAILEFLKPTSHIPTDGVVRAKALEIIGNTKGDLERAKAIYTWVANTMQRDNSILGCGTGDVKAILESGKLVGKCTDINSVFVGLCRSVGIPAREIFGIRVGQSRFSDQMGSAKDGVAKISGGQHCRAEFYLKGYGWIPVDPADVTKVRLGEKLTNDDAKIKAVRDYCFGNWEMCWIGFNYGRDFILKPTPEQTPLNNFGYPYAEVDGNTQNYYSPKEFSYDYVSTELK; encoded by the coding sequence ATGCAAAGAAGAGATTTTTTTAAATTCAGTAGTTTTTTAGGTGCAGCAAGTCTGCTTCCAAGTGTCACTCTAGCTAGCGACGAGCCAGCAAACCCAGTAGTTAGAAATTTCGACGTAAATTTTAAACACCAGCTTCTTGAAAAGGGCAAAAGCTCAAGAATTTGGTTGCCCCTTCCACTAAGCACCACTTATCAGCAACTAACCCAAGACTACGTCATAAACACAACAGCTAAAAACGTCTATATCTCAGACACGCTAATACCAACAATGTATGGCGAATTTGAAGAAAATGAGCAAAGACCTATTTTAAATATCCAGTTTAAAATTCAAACAACAGAGCGCAATACCGACTTTAGTAAGGTAAATTACGATCCAAACGAGAAGGTCGATCCTGCGATTTTAGAGTTTTTAAAACCAACTTCACACATCCCAACTGACGGTGTTGTAAGAGCAAAAGCGCTAGAGATTATCGGCAATACTAAAGGCGATTTGGAGCGTGCAAAAGCGATCTATACGTGGGTTGCAAACACTATGCAGCGCGATAACAGCATCCTTGGATGTGGCACAGGCGACGTTAAAGCGATACTAGAAAGTGGCAAACTAGTTGGCAAATGCACCGACATAAACTCAGTTTTTGTGGGACTTTGCAGATCAGTTGGTATCCCTGCAAGAGAGATTTTTGGTATCAGGGTTGGCCAGTCTAGATTTTCAGATCAGATGGGTAGCGCAAAAGACGGCGTGGCTAAAATTTCAGGCGGACAGCACTGCAGGGCTGAGTTTTACTTAAAAGGCTATGGTTGGATACCGGTTGATCCAGCTGACGTTACAAAGGTGAGACTGGGCGAGAAATTAACAAACGACGACGCAAAGATCAAAGCTGTTAGGGATTATTGCTTTGGCAACTGGGAGATGTGCTGGATAGGCTTTAACTACGGACGCGACTTTATCTTAAAGCCAACCCCAGAGCAAACTCCGCTAAACAACTTTGGCTATCCATACGCTGAAGTTGATGGCAACACACAAAACTACTATTCGCCAAAAGAATTTAGCTACGACTACGTCTCAACAGAGCTAAAATGA